The sequence AGGATGGCGTCCGAGTACTCATCGCCGATGACGATCAGTACCTGCACTGCTGGCACGCCGGCGCCGGTGATCACGACCAGGGCCACCAGGCCCTTGGCCATGGAGCCGGCCTCCCGGCCGTTTCGCTCGATGGCCAGCCGGATCGCTCCGACCAGCAGGGCACCAACCGCAACCGCAACGACGGCCCAGTTGGTGTAGGAACGCAGGTAACCGACGGTCCCCTCGCAGACCAGCCGCCCGGCGTCGTTGAGCCGGCACGAATCAGACGTCTCCGTCGTAGGAATCGCCAGCCAACCGGCGACCACCGCCCGGAGCATCTCCGCCGCAGCCTCGGAAGCTTGCGTGGCGATGTCATCGAGGTACCTGTTGGCGGCGCCTTGCACGACGCTGCCGCCGATGCAGGCAAAGTCGATTGGCGGGCACTCCAGCATCTACCGTGCCCCCCACTCGACAACTCCTGTCAGGTCATTGGTGACCCGATTGACAGAAACCCAGGCGCCTCCGGGCGGTGCCTGCATCCGCCAGTCGTCGTCGCGCCAGAGCAGCGTCAGCGACAGCACGTGGTAGCGCGGCGTACCGGCAGACGGCGCGCGGAGTACGAGCCCGATCACCGCGGTATCGGGGGTGTAGGACTGGTAGCTGAATCCCGCGATCTGGCTGAGGGAGCCCGGGTCTGCCGGCGCGTCGCTAGTGGTTTCCAGCGACTCCAGCAGCCGATCCCGGTCGGTACTGGGGATGAACTGGCGCTCGATGGTCGGCTCCCAGTACTCCCGTCCGAGGGAATAGCTGGACCTCATTCCGATCTGTGCTGCGGCGATCAGAGCGCCCTCGGGGGTGTGCGCGAAGCCTGAGGCTGTGGTGTCACCTGTCTGCCTGGGGCCGCCGGTGGTACTGACCGGCACAGCGAGAGGACCCACCAGTTCCCAACTGACGTCATTCGGTGCGGTCGTCGGCACTGCGGCGGATGGCGCCTGTCCTGGTGTACTCGTGGCGGCGGGAGGCTGCACGGTCGGCGGCGCCCCGTCGACGACGTCGGGGTCACCGCCACCTGGATTGAGAACGGCGATCAGCAGCCCAGCCACGAGGACGAGCGCCACCAGCACCGCGGCGGCGATGAAGCCTGGACGGGTCCAGGGCGGGCGTTCGGCGAAGTCCTGTGGGGAGTCTCGTGGTGTGCTGGGCATGTCAGTTCCCTCAGCCGATGAGCGCGCCGACGATCGCGGACGCGCTGCCGATCAGGACGCAGGCGGCGAAGACCCAGCCCAGCTGCGAGACGTTGGTGTCGTCGCCGCGGCGGTGGGAGATCGCCATCTTCGCTGCGGTGTAGAGCATCCCGGCGACGCAGGCCGCGACGGCCAGCCAGGCGATCCACTGGAGGATGAGCAGGACGCCGCTGCCGGCGACACCGGGAGGCGCTACACCACCACCAGGATCGGGGACGGTTCGCTGTGCCAGAGTGCTTCCGGCCTGCGCCAAGCCGTCGATCAGGGTCATTGTCGTCCTTTCTGCTTCGCCTGCAGCGTGTGCCAGATCGCGGTGCGCAGTGCCTCGATGTCGGGCGGGATGCCGATGTCGGTGGGCTCGTCGACGGCGAGCAGGTCGTCGGTCCAGCCGACGCGCCAGATCTGCGGTGCCCAGCCGCTGAGCAGCCGTAGGCGTTGGGTGGCGATGCGGGGAGGACGTCGTGGTGACGCGGCGACGGCGACCACGCCGAGCAGCCACGTCATCCGGGACACCCCGGCACGGCGGCGCCACTGCTCGACGGCACCGGTGGCGGACCAGGTGCCCGAGGCCGACGCCCGGCACACGAGCACGACCTGGGCGCCAGGCATCGCCGGCGTGAGCGCGGGCCACGCCGCGCCGAAGTCGGCGCCGAAGCCGACCAGCCGGGCGAGGGTGCTGGTGCCAGCGCCGCCGTGGCACCCGACCCACCACATCGACGGCCACCCGCCCTGGTGGTGATTCTGGGCAATCGCGGCAAGGGGAAGCTGGGGCACGGCGGTCGGGCGGGTGCGGCGTGCCGCGACTGCGCCGGTCTTCACTGTTCGGGCCTGAGAAGGGCCGCTCCACTACCGCCCGTCACGTGATGCCTCCCCCAAGTGCCGCAGTCATCGAAGAGTACCTGAAAGTAGCGATGTGATTCCGAACGGTTCTATTGTGATTGGTGAGTCAACACCGAAAGTGATCAAAGGGGTACGGGGAGAGTTGAATGGCGAGGGCAGCGCGTGCCGTCACTGTTGCTGAGCGGCTAAGTGGGCCGACTCGAGTGATGTGCGTCGTTGTTCTCGCGTTATGCCATGGAGGGTGCGCTGGACCCGCTGCGTCGACTGTGCCGGCTCCGGGCCGTAGTGGTCCGGTGTACCCGAGCCTCGGCCATCCTGTGGAGACGCCTACACCCGGTGAGTCCCCGGGGCGGGACGACCACGCTGGCGACGAGTCGACCGTCGCGATGCCGTCGGCGGCGCAGGCATTACGAGTAGCCGTACGGTTCGCGGCGGCGTGGGTGCGGTCTGACCTGCCGGCCGACGTGTGGTGGCGGCAGGTCGCGGTGGTGTGCGACGACGGGTTCGCCGAGCAGTTGAGAACGGTCGACCCAGCGCGTGTCCCGGCGCGCCAGGTGACCGGCGGGCCGGTGGCAACGAAGCAGCCGCGGGATGGCGCTGCGGAGTACGAGATTCCGACCGACAGCGGCACCCTGGCCGTCACGACGGCGGCCGTGCGCGGGCGCTGGGTGGTCGTCGGTGCCGACTTCCGGCGGACGATCGGATGACTCGGAAACCGATCGCTCTGGCCGTGGCGGTGTTGGCCCTCGGGGTGCTGCTGTGCGGTGGCACGGTGGTGTTGCCGGTGCTGATGTTGGGCCAGTCGCAGGCGGAAGCCGCGGCGTGCGAGGTCTCGACGCTTCCGGGCGAGGCGGCGCCTGAGGTGGGTCGGTGGAGCAGTGCCCAGGTGGCCAACGCGACCGCGATCGTCGCTGTCGGGCGGCAGCGGCAGGTGCCTGCCCGCGGTCACGTCATCACCTTGGCGGCGGCGATGCAGGAGTCCACGTTGCGCAACCTGGCGAACGCCACTGTGCCAGAGTCGCTGGCTCTGCCGCACGAGGGCATCGGTCGCGACCATGACTCGGTCGGGCTGTTCCAACAGCGTCCTGGTTGGGGCACGGTCCGCGAGCGGATGACGCCCAGTTACGCCGCAGCGAGGTTCTACGAGGCGCTGACGCGCATCGACGGGTGGGAACGGATGCGTCTGACGGACGCCGCACAGGCGGTGCAGCGCTCCGGCTATCCGGAGGCGTACCAGAAGTGGGAGGACGACGCCGAGATGCTGGCCGCCGCAGTGTTCGGCGTGCCGGACATCCGTGACATCGGCGGTGGTGCTCCTGTCGCACCCTGCGGTATCGACGACCTCGGGCCGGTGCCGGTCGGACCGAGTGGATGGGTGCAGCCGTTGCACGCGTTCGTCGGCAGCCCGTTCGGACCCCGCAACGGGCGGTTGCACGCCGGGGTGGACATGTCAAGGACCGACGTGCGTGGCGACCCGATCCGGGCCGCATCGGGCGGGCGCGTGGAGCAGGTCATGTGCGACTGGTACACCACGTGTGACCGGGACGGGCACACCCGCGCCCGAGGCTGCGGCTGGTACGTCGACATCCGCCACCCGGGCCACATCGTCACCCGATACTGCCACCTGATCAAGCGACCGGAGGTGTCCATCGGCCAGCAGATCGCCGCGGGCTCGGTAATCGGGTTCGTCGGGAACAGTGGCGGCAGTTCTGGCCCGCACCTGCATTTCGAGGTGCACGTCAACGTCCCGCCCGGCCCGTACAACGCCAACAGCAGCAACGCGGTCGACCCGGGTCCCTTCATGCGCGCTCGTGGCGCTCCGCTGGGTGCCGGACCATGACCAGGTCCGGTCCGCGTCGCGTCCTGACCATGCCCGGGACCCCTGCCCCCGGGTGGGGCAGGGGCCGTCCGGTGCGACGACGCAATCCGGACGGCCCCGCGCGGCCCGGGCCTGGGTGGGCCGCGTCATCGTGTTCGCATCGCCGAAGGCGAGCGGTCAGGCCAGCCGGATGGCGTCACCGTCGACCGTCACGGTCGCGGCGGGCAGCGGTGCGCCGGCCGGGCCGGAGCGTACCGAGCCGTCGGCGATGTCGAACACGCTGTTGTGGCAGGCGCAGACGATGGTGCCGTCGGCGACCGAGGTGACCGTACAGCCCTGATGGGTGCAGGTGGCGGAGTACGCCTTGATGGTTCCCTCCGTCGGCTGGGTCACCACCACGCCGGCGTCGGCGAAGATCGCCCCACCGCCGACCGGGATGTCGGCCAGGCTGGCCAGCGCCGGCGTGCCCGGATCCGCGTCGTCACCCGGCTCGGCGGTGCCGGACGGGCCGGCGCCGGTGGTCGGGGCGGGCGGCGGTGGGGGTGCCGCCGCCGGCTGGCCGTACGTCGCACAACCGGTCAGCGCGGCCACGCCCGCCGCACCGGTGCCGGCCAGCAGGGCCCGTCGCGACCGGCAGCAGCCGGCCTGCTCGTGGTTCATCTGAGGGTGCCTTGCCTTTCCGAGGGGTCAGAACTGGATGCCGAAGGTGGTGAAGTACCAGACCGACGAGGTCAGGAAGACACCGATCAGGGCGACGAAAACGACCCCGCCGATCGCCGGTAGCACCCAGCCGGCGAGACCGCGCTTGGGCAGGGTCAGCATCTTCGTGGCGAACGCCCCGAAGAAGAAGCAGCCCAGCAGGGAGTGCACCAGCGTACGGGTGTCGTAGTCGGCGAAGCCGAGCGCGTACAGGCAGTGCACGGCGACCGGGACGGTGAGCAGGAAGGCGACCCGGCCCGACCAGCGGTGCGCCGAGCCGGCCCAGGACGGGGAGAACCCACCGAGCCGGCCCCACATCGCCAGCGCGGAGAGCAGCTGGACGACGGCGAAGAACGCCGCGCCGGTGCCCAGCCACACCTTGACCGTCAGCGGCGAGGAGAAGCCGGCCACGTTGACCGCGATGCCGGTCGGGGTGTGGGTGCGGCCGTAGACGCCGAGCGCCACCGCCACCGCGGCACCGACGGCCAGCGGCACCAGCAGCGAGGGTCGCCGTCTCGGGACGCTCGGCGGCGGACCCCCGAAGTCGCGCGTCACCTCGACCATCGGTTCGGGCTGCCGGCGGGGCACGGTGCGTGCCCCGCCGTGACGGTGCTGGGACATGTCACCGCGCCCCGGGGATGACCGGCTCGGCGGTGATGGTGAGCCCGTCGACCATGGTGCTGTTGAAGGCGGGGTCCAGTGGCGGCGCGGTGATCGGTTTGCCGTTGCGGGTGACGATGCCGATCTGGGTGCTGTCGGGCAACATGATCCAGCCACCGTCGAAGCCGGCCCTGCGGGCCTCGTCGGTCACCCGGTAGATCGCCGGAGCGGTGCCCGAGCCGGACTTCACGACCGCCTCGTCGACGCCGGTGTCATCGGGGCGGGCGGTGAACCTCCACCGCCGGACGCCGACGACCATCTCGCCGCTGGCGTTGTCGCCGCGGATGACGCCGGTCAGCTTCGCGTCCTTGCCGGTCAGCTCGATCTTGCCGTCCTGGACGGTGCCGGACAGCCACAGTTCCATGCTCCGGCCGTCGCAGACGTATGCCTCGGCCCTGCCGTCCCGGACGGTGATCGCGATGGTGGCGCCGTTCTCCAGCTCGCCGATCCAGTTCTGCTCGACCGACGCCACCTCGGTCCCGGCCGACGGCGCGTCGGGATCCGTCGGCGGCGACGTGCCGGCTGGTCGCCTCGCGTCCGGGTCCGCCGGGTCCCCCTCGGCGGGAGCGTCCGCCTCGACGTCGATGTCGGCGGGCGGCGCCGGGGCGGCGACCGGTGGGCCGCTTCCGGCCGCGGGCTGGGTGCCCGGTGGAGATGCCTGTGCACTCATCGTGAACAGCACGGCGGCCGTCACCGCCCCTGCCAGGAGGGTGAGCAACGGGGTCTGGCGCTTCATGGGCCACTCCCTTCGCCCAGGAGATACGGCCGGCGGTGGTGGATCGGTTCAATCGGCGTCGAGGAACCTCCGGCATGATGTCGACAGTGCCCGGTTAGGCAACGGTTCTCGCCTACTCGCGTGGGATAGCCGTAAACAAACAACATCGGTGGTTGTCACTCCCGTGTCATGCGCTATCAAGTGACAGGATGCATCTAAAGCGATAGGCTTCCGGGCGTTGGATCCCACCGAACGGGTTCGGGGATCCAATGTCCTGCCTGGTAGTCGAGCTGCCCGGTGGGTCGGTCCGAGGTCTGGCCGGCCGGCCGGAGGCTCAGGTCGCGGGGCCGGGAAAGCGTCCACGGGGTCCGGTAGGAAAGCGGCAACGTCACGGCATCGCTGGGAGAATCGCGTGCTTGTCGTACGGTCGTTGGTTCGTGGGGTCGGTCGACGCTGGCCAGTTCGGACGGCGTTCCTCGCCGGGGTCGGTGGCACCCTGGGCATCGGTGCCGTGGGCACCCTCAGCCTGCTGGCCGGCGCCCCGCTGCTGATCGCCCCGCTGGGCTCGACCTGCATGATGATCTTCGGCGCGCCGCAGGCACCCTTCGCCCAGCCGCGCAACGTCCTCGGTGGGCACACCATCTGCACCCTGGTCGGCCTGGTCGTGGTGCGCGCGCTGGGCAACGCACCGTGGACGATCGCCGCGGCCGTCGGCCTGGCCATGGCCCTGATGGGGCTGACCCGGTCGTTCCATCCGCCCGCCGGCGGCGACACCGTGCTGGTGATGCTCGTCCAACCCGGCTGGCTCTTCCTCCTCGCCCCCGTCCTGCTCGGCTGCGTGATCCTCCTCGGCGTCGCGACGGCGTTCCACAACGCGCACGCCCGCGGGTCCTATCCGGCGCCGGCGCGGGACGGTCCCGGGGGCAGGGTGGTGGCCGCGGAGGGCTGAGCGGGAGCGGGCCGGGCTCCGCGCCGGGAGACAGGACGAGCCGTCAGGTACCCGTCGACCTTCGGTCCCGCACGACCAGGTCGCGTCGAGTTGGGAGAGGAACGAGCAGATGCAGCAGGGTGATACCGGCCGGAGCCTGTCGCTCGGGCAGGAGAGGTCCTGGTTCATCGACCAGTACGTGGACGCGCCCGTCGACGTGCTGGTCGAACGGGTGGAACTGCGGGGGCCGCTGCGGGCCGACACGCTGGGCGTCGCGCTCGGCGACATCGTGGCCGCCGCCGGGGTGCTCCGCTGGGCGATCGGCACCGAGCAGGGACGCGCCTGCCAGCGGCCCGCGGCGCCGATGCCGGCGGCACTGCCGGGGACGGACCTGTCCGCGCTGCCCGCCGCCGAGCGCCGGGAGGCGGTCCGGCGGGCCGTCGGGCGTGCCGCCGCGACCCGGTTCGACCTCGGCCGCGGCCCGCTGCTGCGGGCCGAGCTGTTGCGGCTCGCCGCCGACGAGCACCTGCTCCTGTTGACCGCGCACCGCGCGGTGGTCGACCCGACCTCCCTCTCGCTGCTCGTGGCCCGGCTCGGCGCGGCCTACCGGGCCCGGCTCGCCGATCCCGCCGCGCCGG is a genomic window of Micromonospora tarapacensis containing:
- a CDS encoding M23 family metallopeptidase, encoding MTRKPIALAVAVLALGVLLCGGTVVLPVLMLGQSQAEAAACEVSTLPGEAAPEVGRWSSAQVANATAIVAVGRQRQVPARGHVITLAAAMQESTLRNLANATVPESLALPHEGIGRDHDSVGLFQQRPGWGTVRERMTPSYAAARFYEALTRIDGWERMRLTDAAQAVQRSGYPEAYQKWEDDAEMLAAAVFGVPDIRDIGGGAPVAPCGIDDLGPVPVGPSGWVQPLHAFVGSPFGPRNGRLHAGVDMSRTDVRGDPIRAASGGRVEQVMCDWYTTCDRDGHTRARGCGWYVDIRHPGHIVTRYCHLIKRPEVSIGQQIAAGSVIGFVGNSGGSSGPHLHFEVHVNVPPGPYNANSSNAVDPGPFMRARGAPLGAGP
- a CDS encoding Rieske (2Fe-2S) protein, translating into MNHEQAGCCRSRRALLAGTGAAGVAALTGCATYGQPAAAPPPPPAPTTGAGPSGTAEPGDDADPGTPALASLADIPVGGGAIFADAGVVVTQPTEGTIKAYSATCTHQGCTVTSVADGTIVCACHNSVFDIADGSVRSGPAGAPLPAATVTVDGDAIRLA
- a CDS encoding DUF6529 family protein, translated to MSQHRHGGARTVPRRQPEPMVEVTRDFGGPPPSVPRRRPSLLVPLAVGAAVAVALGVYGRTHTPTGIAVNVAGFSSPLTVKVWLGTGAAFFAVVQLLSALAMWGRLGGFSPSWAGSAHRWSGRVAFLLTVPVAVHCLYALGFADYDTRTLVHSLLGCFFFGAFATKMLTLPKRGLAGWVLPAIGGVVFVALIGVFLTSSVWYFTTFGIQF
- a CDS encoding HPP family protein; this encodes MLVVRSLVRGVGRRWPVRTAFLAGVGGTLGIGAVGTLSLLAGAPLLIAPLGSTCMMIFGAPQAPFAQPRNVLGGHTICTLVGLVVVRALGNAPWTIAAAVGLAMALMGLTRSFHPPAGGDTVLVMLVQPGWLFLLAPVLLGCVILLGVATAFHNAHARGSYPAPARDGPGGRVVAAEG